The Cyanobacteriota bacterium genomic interval AGGGTATGGCGATCAACCTTACCAATGCCCGTAACCCGGAGCAAGTCTCCAGGCTGAAGTGACGAACCCCAAGCCAATCGCATTACCTTGGGCAGCTTGATGAGCATCTCTTCCGATAGCACTCGCAACCGCAGATACTTCGGAGTTCCATCACGACGGACAAAGCCTAGAAACTGACCTTCAAAATTGAACCCTATGCGCGAGTAACTATCCAACTGATTCATAATCCTGTCCTAGGCAATACGTCGTGCTTCTAAGGTTTTTGGTAGAACTAGAGGATCGTCGAGATTGGCGATCGCCAGTTCCCAACCATTGGCAAGGGTAAAAATCGTTTCTGAATCGACCTCTACCCGGTTCACCACTTCTTCTTCCAAATCCTTCTTGGCAACGTAGACAGTCAAGTGTCCAGCAGCATTTTGGCGCAACATCACTTTCATAAATTCTCATCGGCTAGTTCAAGTTCTTT includes:
- the nifT gene encoding putative nitrogen fixation protein NifT, with the translated sequence MKVMLRQNAAGHLTVYVAKKDLEEEVVNRVEVDSETIFTLANGWELAIANLDDPLVLPKTLEARRIA